The Streptomyces sp. NBC_01268 genome segment TCGCGGAGGTGCCGTACGAGCCGGAGACGGCGGCCGAGGACGCGGCGGCCGTCAGTCCGGAGATCCAGGGCATCCTGGACGCCCTGGTGCCCCAGCCGGCCGTGGTCTACAACGCGCGGTACGACGTGCTGGCGACGAACACGACGTACGACCTGCTGTTCGACGTCGACGCGCTCAGCCGGGAGGCGGGCCCCCTCGGGACACGCAACGTGCTGTGGAACCTCTTCACCGTCCCCGACCTGGAGTGCCCCCTGGTCGACAAGCGGCTGGAGCTGCCCCTGATGGTGGCCCAGCTGCGCGGCTCGTACGGGCGGCACGTGGGCGAGCCCTCCTGGGAGGACCTGGTCCGGCGCCTGTCGGAGGCCAGCCCGTACTTCGCGGAGCTGTGGCGCAGCGGCGACGTCATGCCGCCGGGCACCCGGGTGAAGGCCTTCCGGCACGAGGCGGTGGGCGAGATACGGATGACCTCGGTGTCGCTGTCGATCAACGGGATGCCGGGGTGCCGGATCGTCACCTACACGCCGAACGACGAGGCGAGCCGCCGGGCGGTCGCGGCGCTGTACGAGGGCAGGTGAGGAGCGGGGGCGGCGAGGCGGGCCGGCCGGGGGGCGGGAAACGACGAATCCCGCCCCCTGCTGGGGACGGGATTCGAGGATGTGGAGCTAAGGAGATTTGAACTCCTGACCCCTTGCATGCCATGCAAGTGCTCTACCAACTGAGCTATAGCCCCTCGTGTTCTTCGCGCTCTGCGCTGCGAACAAGAAGAACTCTAGCCTGTGACCTACCGGAAAGTGAAATCCGGGGTCCGCGGGGCCCGGGCGGGGCTCAGGCGTCGTCGCCGAGGACGGGCTCGGGCAGCGTGCCGGCGTTGTGCTCCATGAGGCGCCAGCCGCGCGCGCCCTCGCCGAGGACGGACCAGCAGCAGTTCGAGAGCCCGCCAAGGCTCTCCCAGTGCCGGGCCTCCAGGCCGAGAAGCCGGCCGATGGTGGTGCGGATGGTGCCGCCGTGGCTGACCACGACGAGCGTGCCGTCCTGCGGCAGCTTCTCGGCGTGCTCCAGGACCACCGGGGCGGCCCGGTCGGCCACCTCGGTCTCCAGCTCGCCGCCACCGCGGCGCACCGGCTCGCCGCGCTTCCACGCGGCGTACTGCTCGCCGTAGCGCGAGGTGATTTCGTCGTGGGTCAGCCCCTGCCACTCCCCTGCGTAGGTCTCCCGCAGGGCGGCGTCATGGGCGACCGCATGACCGGTGATCGCGGCGAGCTCGGCGGCCGTGGCCGCCGCCCTCTTCAGGTCGGAGGCGACGACGGCATCGGGCTCCAGGGCGGCGAGCAGGCGGGCGGCCCGGCGCGCCTGGGCGACGCCGGTCTCGGTCAGCTCGATGTCCGTGGACCCCTGGAAGCGGCGCTCCAGGTTCCACGAGGTCTGGCCGTGACGCCAGAGGACGATGCGGCGGCCGCTGCCGCCCTTGCCGCTGGTCAGCTCAGCTCCCCGTCCGCCGCGTCGGCGCCCGTGAGGCGGGCGTGCTCCTGGGCCTTGCCGCGGGTCTTCACCGCGTCCTCGGGGAGCGGGAGCTCGGGGCAGTCCTTCCAGAGGCGCTCGAGCGCGTAGAACACGCGCTCCTCGCTGTGCTGGACGTGGACGACGATGTCGACGTAGTCGAGGAGGATCCAGCGGGCGTCGCGGTCGCCCTCCCGGCGCACCGGCTTGGCGCCGAGCTCCTTGTTCAGCCGCTCCTCGATCTCGTCGACGATCGACTTGACCTGGCGGTCGTTGGGGGCGGAGGCGAGCAGGAATGCGTCGGTGATCGACAGCACATCGCTGACGTCGTACGCGATGATGTCGTGCGCGAGTCGGTCGGCCGCCGCCTGGGCGGCGAGGGTGACGAGCTCGATGGAGCGGTCCGTGGCGGTCACAAGCAGGCTTTCGTCGGCGGTCAGAGACACCTCAAGGGTCTCATGTACCGCCGACGGGCCCGAAAAGGATTAACGGAGGGTCACTGCTTCGCTCCGCGAGGCTTGTAATCCTGCCCCAGCACCGCTGTGACCTCGGCGTTTCCGGCGGCCTTGCCCTTGGTGACGGATCCGGCGGGCAGGCCCAGGGTCTTCGCGACCTCGACCGCGTTCGCCTTCTGCGCCTCGTCGGCGTAGATCACCTGGGACTTCTCCTGGGTCTCGGACTTGGTGCCGCCGACCACGGCGTAGCCGCCGTTGTTCAGGACCACCCGGGCGGCCTCGGTGACGCCGGAGCCGCTGGCGTCCCGGATCGCGACGCGGGTCGCCGCGCCCTGCTCCGGAGGGCTGACCTTGCCGCCGAGGATGTCCTTGACCACGCTGTCGCCGGTGGCCTCGCTCAGCGAGCCGTCGGACTCGACCGGCAGGACGGCCGTCTTGTAGTCGCCGACCTTGGCGTGCTCGGCCAGCTTCGCGAGGGAGGCGCCGAGGTCCTTCTCCGGCAGTGACGGGTCGAGGATCTGGGCGAGGGTCTCGACGGTGACCGTGGCGGCCTGCGGGTCGTCGGAGATCTTCCGGAGCACCCCGTACATGACCTGACCGAAGCGCTGGAGCTGCTTGGCCTCCGCCTCGCCGGGCGCCCGGTAGGTGGCGTAGGCGACCGCGGCACGGCCGTTGAGGGTCTGGTTCTCACCCTTCTTGACCAGCGGCGCGGCGCCGGGCTTGGCGCCCGGCACGTCGGTGTCGGTGGTGATGTCGATGTTGCTGACGAGCTCGACGAGGCTCTCCAGGTACGGGGTGTCGAGCCGCCAGGTGCCGGTGATCTTCGCGCCGAGCAGGTTGCCGACCGCCTCGCGGGTGCCGCTGGAGCCGTCGTCCTCGACGGACTTGGCGAGCGTGGTGGTGGATCCCTCGTCGTCGGCGACGGCGAGGGAGTTCGGCAGCAGCACGGTGGTGCCCTGCTTGGTGGTGGCGTTGTCCACCAGGAGGGCGGTGGACGTGCCTCCGCCGGTGGTGTTGTGCAGGTGGACGATGATCGTGTCGCGCTTCTGCGGCCCGGTGGCGGTGTTCTGCTTCTGCTCGCCGCCGGACGTGCCGGGCAGCATGCCGGCGTACCAGAGGTAGCCGACCCCGCCGGTCACGGCCAGGACGAGGACCACCACGAGGGCGACGACCCGGTTGCGGCCGCGGCGCCGGGCCTCCTCGCGGCGCTCGGACCGGCTCTCGGTGAACGCGAGCCAGTCGATGACGTCCTCGGAGTCCTCGTCGGGCTCCTCGATGAACGAGAACTGCTCGGTGCGGTACGCCCGGTCGTCGTCGTCCGGCGCCGGGCGCTGCCCGGGCACACCGGCCTGCGGCGCGGTCTGCGGCGCGGCGGGCGGCGGCACGACGGGGGCGGCCTCGGTGCGGACGGCCCACTGCTGCCCGGTGTGGTCCGCCTGGGCGGGGTGGGCCTGCGGGACCGGCTGCTGCGGCTGGACCGGCGGGAAGTACTGCCCCTGCTGACCGGTGTCGTACTGCTGGTAGTCGTACGGGGTCTGCTGGGCGTACGGGTCGTACTGCGGCTGCTGGACGGGCTGCTGCGGCTGGACCGGCTGCTGGACGGGCTGCCCGTACGGGTCGTAGCCGTAGTGCTGCTGGCCCTGCGCCTGTTGCTGCGACTGCTGCTGTTGTTGCTGCTGGGCGTACGGGTCGTAGTGCTGTTGCGGCACCTGCTGCTGGTACACCGGCTGCCCGTACTCGTCGTAGCCGATGATCTGCGGCTGCGGATAGTACGGGTCGTACGGGTTCTGCTGATCGTTCACCGGTGCCCCTCCCCGAGACTCACTCGCCGCGGTACAGCTGGCGCTTGTCGATGTAGCGCACCACGCCGTCCGGAACCAAGTACCAGACCGGATCGCCCTGAGCGACCCTCACCCGGCAGTCGGTGGAGGAGATGGCGAGCGCGGGGACCTCGACCAGCGAGACCCCGCCCTTGGGCAGGCCGTCGTCGGTGAGGTCGTGGCCCGGGCGGGTGACGCCGATGAAGTGGGCGAGCGCGAACAGCTCCTCGGCGTCACGCCAGGTGAGGATCTGCGACAACGCGTCGGCGCCGGTGATGAAGAAGAGGTCCGAGTCGCTGTTGAGAGAGCGCAGGTCCCGCAGCGTGTCGATGGTGTACGTCGGACCGCCGCGGTCGATGTCGATGCGGCTGACCGAGAACTGCGGGTTGGAGGCGGTCGCGATGACCGTCATCAGGTAGCGGTCCTCGGCCGCCGAGACGGCCTTGTGGCTCTTCTGCCACGGCTGCCCGGTCGGCACGAACACCACCTCGTCGAGGTGGAACAGGGCGGCCACCTCACTGGCGGCCACCAGGTGTCCGTGATGGATCGGATCGAACGTTCCGCCCATCACGCCGAGTCGGCGCTTGCCGCGGCCGCCAGTAGGCACTTCCTGCTCTCCCATGCGTGCAGAGCCTACTGGCACGGCGACGGACGCCGGATCAGCGGCCTCTCGGCTCAGCGGTCGCGGTTGAAGCGGGTGGTGATCCAGAGCAGAAGCAGCAGCGCGAGGAAGGCGCCGCCACCCGTGACGTACGGGCTGAGGCTTTCGTGGTTGCCGCCGTGCTCGGCACCCTCGGCGAGCGTGACCAGGTTGGCGGCGGTGGCGTGGAGGCTCATCTTCGGCAGGACCTTCGATCGGGGATGGGAGCGGAGACTTCGCGCACATCGTATGCGGGAGGTCGCGGCGCGCTCACGCCGACTCAGGCGTTGGCGTCACGGGCGTCCTTTTCGGTCACTCCGTTCTCCACGATCTTTACGTTCTCCGGGCTCTCCGGGCTCTCCGGGCTCTTCGGGCTCTCCGGGCTCTCCGGGCTCTCGGCGCGTTCGTCCCGCTCGGCGCCGTCCCCCTTGTCCCCGTAACCCCGCAGCAGGAACCAGGCCAGCAGGGCTCCGCCCACGATCGAGACGAGCAGGACGACGCGGAGGGTGTTGCCGGGGCCCTGCTGCTCCGTCGCGGCGAGAAGGGTGGTGACGGCGGTGGTCACGTGATCCGTCATGGCGGTCGTGCTCCTCGGTTGTCCGCAGTGCCCGAGTTATCCACAGGCTCCGGCACACGGTAGCCCCCTCGCCTAGTCTGGGTTGCGTCAGGGGGACGAGCACGGACTCGTACGAATTGGGGGCATCCATGACCGAGCA includes the following:
- the nadD gene encoding nicotinate-nucleotide adenylyltransferase — its product is MGEQEVPTGGRGKRRLGVMGGTFDPIHHGHLVAASEVAALFHLDEVVFVPTGQPWQKSHKAVSAAEDRYLMTVIATASNPQFSVSRIDIDRGGPTYTIDTLRDLRSLNSDSDLFFITGADALSQILTWRDAEELFALAHFIGVTRPGHDLTDDGLPKGGVSLVEVPALAISSTDCRVRVAQGDPVWYLVPDGVVRYIDKRQLYRGE
- the rsfS gene encoding ribosome silencing factor; the encoded protein is MTATDRSIELVTLAAQAAADRLAHDIIAYDVSDVLSITDAFLLASAPNDRQVKSIVDEIEERLNKELGAKPVRREGDRDARWILLDYVDIVVHVQHSEERVFYALERLWKDCPELPLPEDAVKTRGKAQEHARLTGADAADGELS
- a CDS encoding LCP family protein, with protein sequence MNDQQNPYDPYYPQPQIIGYDEYGQPVYQQQVPQQHYDPYAQQQQQQQSQQQAQGQQHYGYDPYGQPVQQPVQPQQPVQQPQYDPYAQQTPYDYQQYDTGQQGQYFPPVQPQQPVPQAHPAQADHTGQQWAVRTEAAPVVPPPAAPQTAPQAGVPGQRPAPDDDDRAYRTEQFSFIEEPDEDSEDVIDWLAFTESRSERREEARRRGRNRVVALVVVLVLAVTGGVGYLWYAGMLPGTSGGEQKQNTATGPQKRDTIIVHLHNTTGGGTSTALLVDNATTKQGTTVLLPNSLAVADDEGSTTTLAKSVEDDGSSGTREAVGNLLGAKITGTWRLDTPYLESLVELVSNIDITTDTDVPGAKPGAAPLVKKGENQTLNGRAAVAYATYRAPGEAEAKQLQRFGQVMYGVLRKISDDPQAATVTVETLAQILDPSLPEKDLGASLAKLAEHAKVGDYKTAVLPVESDGSLSEATGDSVVKDILGGKVSPPEQGAATRVAIRDASGSGVTEAARVVLNNGGYAVVGGTKSETQEKSQVIYADEAQKANAVEVAKTLGLPAGSVTKGKAAGNAEVTAVLGQDYKPRGAKQ
- a CDS encoding histidine phosphatase family protein; protein product: MTSGKGGSGRRIVLWRHGQTSWNLERRFQGSTDIELTETGVAQARRAARLLAALEPDAVVASDLKRAAATAAELAAITGHAVAHDAALRETYAGEWQGLTHDEITSRYGEQYAAWKRGEPVRRGGGELETEVADRAAPVVLEHAEKLPQDGTLVVVSHGGTIRTTIGRLLGLEARHWESLGGLSNCCWSVLGEGARGWRLMEHNAGTLPEPVLGDDA
- a CDS encoding helix-turn-helix transcriptional regulator, with translation MTTLAVTQQRRRPELSAFLRARRARVTPEDVGMAPGLRRRTPGLRREEVAQLSGVGVTWYTWLEQGRPINASAQVLDAVARTLRLDRPEREHLYHLAEVPYEPETAAEDAAAVSPEIQGILDALVPQPAVVYNARYDVLATNTTYDLLFDVDALSREAGPLGTRNVLWNLFTVPDLECPLVDKRLELPLMVAQLRGSYGRHVGEPSWEDLVRRLSEASPYFAELWRSGDVMPPGTRVKAFRHEAVGEIRMTSVSLSINGMPGCRIVTYTPNDEASRRAVAALYEGR